From a single Labrenzia sp. PHM005 genomic region:
- a CDS encoding GntR family transcriptional regulator, with the protein MTTAPQTSNSLPLYVQISELLIRDIAAGRLLDGERLPPERDMAEELGISIGTLRKALADLTEKGLLERIQGSGNYIRQGGTTESVYAMFRLELLSGGGLPRADVLDIERGAKPVELPEFGTSTEGTRIRRLRYLNDTIIAVEEIWLDGDSGAIRRDQLSDSLYRYYQKHLGFWIVRAEDRVTIKAVPEWAPAEFSKAPGTLIGYIERFSWADKPEPVEYSRTWFDTDRAHYVQRLK; encoded by the coding sequence ATGACGACCGCCCCGCAGACCTCAAATTCTTTGCCGCTTTATGTGCAAATTAGTGAGCTTTTGATTAGGGATATTGCAGCTGGCCGGCTTCTGGATGGAGAACGTTTGCCGCCGGAACGGGACATGGCGGAAGAGCTGGGAATTTCCATCGGCACCTTGCGGAAGGCGCTGGCCGATCTCACGGAGAAGGGCTTGCTGGAACGCATTCAGGGTTCGGGAAACTACATACGCCAAGGCGGCACGACTGAAAGTGTCTACGCTATGTTCCGCCTGGAGCTTTTGTCCGGGGGCGGGCTGCCGAGAGCCGATGTTCTGGACATCGAGCGGGGAGCCAAGCCGGTGGAGCTGCCGGAGTTTGGCACCAGTACAGAAGGTACACGCATTCGACGGTTGCGATATCTCAACGATACCATCATTGCGGTCGAGGAAATCTGGTTGGATGGGGATAGCGGCGCCATCCGGCGCGACCAGCTTTCAGATTCGCTTTACCGTTATTACCAAAAGCACCTTGGCTTTTGGATCGTCCGCGCCGAAGACAGGGTGACGATCAAAGCCGTGCCGGAGTGGGCGCCGGCGGAATTCTCCAAGGCCCCCGGGACTCTCATAGGTTACATCGAACGGTTCAGTTGGGCGGATAAGCCCGAGCCGGTCGAATACTCGCGCACTTGGTTCGATACCGACAGGGCGCATTACGTTCAGCGACTGAAATAG
- a CDS encoding LLM class flavin-dependent oxidoreductase, with product MTVVPVTSPDLDAAEVSWFAALCSDDYQFLGVPEGQLRSSWDHCSSIVKTAEAQGFRNILCPSSYQVGQDTLSFVAGCAPITDKINLLAAVRCGEMQPIMLARTIATLDHMLKGRLTVNIISSNFPGEEADSKYRYQRSREVVEVLKQAWSRGEIDYEGEIYNFKGLTTDPVRPYQTGGPLLYFGGYSPDALDLCGEHCDVYLMWPEKIEELEGRMKAVHAVADTYGRTLDYGLRVHMIVRDTEKEAQEYADYIVSKLDDDQGTAIRERALDAKSLGVSHQSKNREIADEFGYIEPNLWTGVGRARSGCGAALVGSTDQVMSKIEAYQKMGIRAFIFSGYPHEEEAIHFGERVLPNLKTCSLPEAYGRVPAETPATPLGKGVRR from the coding sequence ATGACTGTGGTTCCCGTAACCTCGCCGGACCTCGATGCTGCAGAAGTGTCCTGGTTTGCAGCGCTGTGCTCGGATGACTATCAATTCCTCGGTGTTCCGGAGGGCCAGTTGCGCTCGTCCTGGGACCACTGCTCTTCCATCGTGAAAACCGCCGAGGCCCAAGGGTTCCGCAACATCCTGTGCCCTTCATCCTATCAAGTTGGACAAGACACCTTGAGTTTTGTGGCCGGCTGCGCGCCGATCACGGATAAAATCAACCTGCTGGCAGCGGTGCGCTGCGGTGAGATGCAGCCGATCATGCTGGCGCGCACCATCGCAACGCTCGACCACATGCTGAAAGGCCGCCTGACGGTCAACATCATCTCGTCCAACTTTCCGGGTGAAGAGGCCGACAGCAAGTACCGCTATCAGCGCTCGCGTGAAGTGGTCGAAGTTTTGAAACAGGCCTGGTCCCGCGGCGAAATCGATTACGAAGGTGAGATTTACAATTTCAAAGGCCTGACCACCGATCCGGTCCGTCCTTATCAAACCGGCGGCCCGTTGCTGTATTTCGGCGGTTATTCCCCGGATGCCCTCGACCTGTGCGGGGAACATTGCGACGTCTATCTGATGTGGCCGGAAAAGATCGAGGAGCTGGAAGGCCGGATGAAGGCCGTCCATGCGGTCGCGGACACCTACGGCCGTACGCTCGACTATGGCCTCCGCGTCCATATGATCGTGCGGGACACCGAAAAAGAAGCCCAGGAATACGCCGACTACATCGTTTCCAAATTGGACGACGATCAGGGAACTGCGATCCGGGAACGGGCGCTGGACGCCAAGTCGCTCGGTGTCAGCCATCAGTCGAAGAACCGCGAGATTGCCGATGAGTTCGGCTACATCGAACCGAACCTTTGGACCGGTGTCGGCCGGGCCCGCTCCGGCTGCGGCGCTGCTCTTGTTGGTTCCACCGATCAAGTCATGAGCAAGATCGAAGCCTATCAGAAGATGGGCATCCGGGCCTTCATCTTCTCCGGCTATCCGCATGAAGAAGAAGCCATTCATTTTGGCGAACGGGTTCTGCCCAACCTGAAGACCTGTTCGCTTCCAGAAGCCTATGGCCGTGTTCCGGCCGAAACACCAGCAACCCCGCTCGGCAAGGGAGTCCGCCGCTAA
- a CDS encoding Gfo/Idh/MocA family protein has product MPAKVRYGVIGCGMMGQEHLRNIALLPDTDVVAIFEPDVGMAQEALKFASSAKLVDSVDALLDVEELDCILIVSPNHCHVPQMEEIRRKRPLPLLVEKPLFTDPKDIAALDAFKASYPAPVWVAMEYRYMPPIAALIEQAEQATGGIKMLTIREHRFPFLDKVGAWNRFNRYSGGTFVEKCCHFFDLMRLIMKSEPVRVMASAGQDANHMDESYDGQTPDILDNGYVIVDFENGARAMLELCMFAEGSRYQEEVSAVGPDGKIEAYVPGPGRFWPEDLGEPPVPQLVVSPRHPKGPRQLDIPVDPTILDAGDHNGSTFYQHEGFVAVVRGEKAKVDVSLEDGRRAVEMGLAAQQSARTGQAVALTGKAVSSVAC; this is encoded by the coding sequence ATGCCTGCGAAGGTAAGATACGGCGTCATCGGCTGTGGCATGATGGGCCAAGAGCATTTGCGCAACATCGCGTTGCTGCCGGACACGGACGTTGTGGCCATTTTTGAACCTGACGTGGGCATGGCGCAGGAAGCGTTGAAATTCGCTTCTTCAGCCAAGCTGGTCGATTCCGTCGATGCGCTTTTGGATGTGGAAGAGCTGGACTGCATTCTGATCGTCAGTCCCAACCACTGCCATGTGCCGCAGATGGAAGAAATCCGCCGCAAACGCCCTCTGCCGCTGCTCGTTGAAAAACCGCTTTTCACCGATCCAAAGGACATTGCCGCACTGGACGCGTTCAAGGCGTCTTATCCGGCGCCGGTCTGGGTTGCGATGGAATACCGCTATATGCCGCCGATCGCCGCCCTGATCGAGCAGGCCGAACAGGCCACCGGCGGTATCAAGATGCTGACAATCCGCGAGCACCGCTTTCCGTTTCTCGACAAGGTCGGGGCGTGGAACCGGTTCAACCGGTATTCCGGCGGCACTTTTGTCGAAAAATGCTGCCATTTCTTCGATCTAATGCGCCTGATCATGAAGAGCGAGCCAGTCCGCGTCATGGCGTCGGCCGGTCAGGACGCCAATCATATGGACGAGAGCTACGACGGCCAGACACCGGATATTCTCGACAATGGGTATGTAATCGTCGATTTCGAGAACGGCGCCCGCGCCATGCTGGAACTTTGCATGTTCGCCGAAGGCTCCCGCTATCAGGAAGAGGTCTCGGCCGTTGGGCCGGACGGCAAGATCGAAGCTTATGTACCGGGTCCAGGCCGGTTCTGGCCAGAAGACCTTGGTGAGCCCCCGGTGCCGCAACTGGTTGTCTCGCCGCGCCATCCGAAAGGGCCGCGCCAGCTGGATATTCCGGTTGACCCGACAATTCTGGATGCCGGGGATCACAATGGTTCGACCTTCTATCAGCATGAAGGCTTTGTTGCTGTGGTGCGCGGCGAAAAGGCTAAAGTTGACGTCTCCCTGGAAGACGGCCGCCGGGCCGTTGAAATGGGTCTGGCCGCTCAGCAATCTGCGCGTACCGGACAGGCTGTCGCATTAACCGGCAAGGCGGTGTCGTCGGTCGCTTGCTGA
- a CDS encoding TRAP transporter small permease has product MGALLAVLRLLSFFNSHLLRVGRGVGVVAVALMVVAILIQVVFRYGFNNALPWPDEAARFCMLWMTGLMAPTALRRGGFVAIDTLVIMLPRQLASALSLVLLFVSLAVLVVAVQIGYAEVTGFGGKFATASLYVPSNLSLSEWMRVPRSWMMLSLLVGVVLLILVNVELILRSLIGLFGGEDQLPRIPDADMAGAD; this is encoded by the coding sequence ATGGGGGCATTGCTTGCGGTCTTACGTCTGCTTTCCTTTTTCAATTCGCATTTGTTGCGGGTTGGTCGTGGTGTTGGGGTTGTTGCGGTTGCTTTGATGGTGGTTGCGATCCTGATCCAGGTTGTGTTCCGCTATGGGTTCAACAATGCGCTGCCCTGGCCCGATGAGGCGGCGCGGTTCTGCATGTTGTGGATGACCGGCCTGATGGCGCCGACGGCGCTGCGGCGGGGCGGATTTGTCGCCATCGATACCCTGGTGATCATGCTGCCCAGGCAGCTGGCAAGCGCCTTGTCCCTGGTGCTGTTGTTTGTCTCGCTTGCCGTTCTCGTTGTTGCCGTTCAGATCGGCTATGCGGAAGTCACCGGTTTTGGCGGCAAATTTGCCACCGCCTCGCTCTATGTGCCCAGCAATTTGAGCTTGAGTGAGTGGATGCGGGTGCCGCGCAGCTGGATGATGCTGTCGCTGCTGGTTGGCGTGGTGCTGCTTATCCTGGTGAATGTGGAACTGATCCTGCGTTCCCTGATCGGCTTGTTCGGCGGTGAAGATCAGCTGCCCCGCATTCCCGATGCAGATATGGCGGGGGCAGACTGA
- a CDS encoding aldo/keto reductase family oxidoreductase, with protein sequence MDRVNLSDTLDFSRLIYGMWRLGDDTDTSPAHVERKIQTCLDQGITTFDQADIYGGYAAEAVLGGALKANPSLRAKMEIVTKCGIIAPAGRYAGAKAKHYDTSRAHIEKSVEISLSEMGIDTIDLLLIHRPDPFMDHHETGAVLDGLVSSGKVKNVGVSNFRPWDWELLQSAMKNQLVTNQIEISLKEITPFTNGDLAFHQRLGTKLMAWSPLGGGSLISEGGNLGSVLDDIAGSFGVDRSAVAVAFLLAHPAQLMPVLGTNNLDRIGKISDALKVTLDRETWYRLYEAALGNEVP encoded by the coding sequence ATGGATCGCGTCAACCTATCTGACACGCTTGATTTTTCCCGTCTCATCTACGGCATGTGGCGGCTTGGCGACGACACAGACACCTCCCCGGCTCATGTGGAGCGCAAGATCCAGACTTGCCTCGATCAAGGCATCACCACCTTCGATCAGGCGGATATCTACGGCGGTTATGCGGCTGAAGCTGTGCTGGGCGGTGCGCTGAAGGCCAATCCGTCCTTGCGCGCCAAAATGGAAATCGTCACCAAATGCGGCATCATCGCACCGGCCGGACGCTACGCGGGTGCCAAGGCAAAACATTACGACACATCCCGGGCCCATATCGAAAAGTCGGTCGAGATCTCCTTGTCCGAAATGGGCATCGACACCATCGACCTTCTTTTGATCCACCGCCCGGATCCTTTCATGGACCATCACGAGACTGGCGCGGTTCTGGACGGTCTGGTGTCATCCGGCAAAGTCAAAAATGTTGGCGTCTCCAACTTCCGCCCGTGGGACTGGGAGCTGTTGCAGTCCGCGATGAAAAACCAGCTCGTCACCAACCAGATCGAAATCTCCTTGAAGGAGATCACGCCGTTCACCAACGGTGATCTTGCCTTCCATCAGCGGCTTGGAACAAAGCTGATGGCTTGGTCTCCGCTCGGCGGCGGATCGTTAATTTCGGAAGGCGGTAACCTCGGGTCCGTCCTAGACGATATCGCCGGATCCTTCGGTGTCGACCGCTCTGCAGTGGCTGTTGCGTTTCTTTTGGCGCATCCGGCACAACTCATGCCGGTCCTTGGCACCAACAATCTCGACCGGATCGGGAAGATCTCGGACGCGCTCAAGGTCACTCTTGATCGCGAAACCTGGTACCGTCTTTACGAGGCGGCCCTTGGAAACGAGGTTCCCTAA
- a CDS encoding aminotransferase class V-fold PLP-dependent enzyme — MTHTNVTQLTGTALDQFKAMLSAPGLLERLRSGVIGDGITIEGPFGPKALIYADYVASGRALRQIEEFVMEEVLPVYANSHTEASYCGMTMTRMREAARSEISRVCNAGDKFSTVFCGSGATAGLNRLVHLLGVSGAAERGENPLVILGPYEHHSDILPWRESGAEVIEINEAADGGPDLDELEQVLSEKSAGRLTVGAFSLMSNVTGIVTDDVAVTRILKRHGALNVWDCAGSGPYLPVDMMARTETEKDAVVVSPHKFIGGPAASGVMIVRDAAVCRKTPVFPGGGTVRFVSPWGHDYSEKVATREEAGTPNVIGDIRAALSFLVKEAIGQHQMDMLNAAWRERALATWKDNPAIEILGNANAAKTLPVFSFRVKDLENGGYIHQQLVTRMLSDVYGVQARGGCACAGPYAHRLLEIGKEESESLRAGILSGEELKKPGWTRLNFSVLLTEEKADKIIAAVDELARNPYPVANGYTCDETTARFKATEQAA; from the coding sequence ATGACCCACACAAACGTAACCCAATTGACCGGAACTGCGCTTGATCAGTTCAAAGCCATGCTTTCCGCCCCCGGGCTGCTGGAACGCTTGCGCAGTGGCGTGATTGGGGACGGGATCACAATTGAGGGGCCATTTGGGCCTAAAGCTCTGATCTATGCTGATTATGTTGCCTCCGGCCGGGCGCTGCGCCAGATCGAAGAGTTTGTCATGGAAGAGGTGTTGCCGGTCTACGCCAACAGCCATACCGAAGCCTCTTACTGCGGCATGACCATGACCCGGATGCGCGAGGCGGCCCGTTCCGAGATTTCCCGGGTTTGCAATGCGGGCGACAAGTTCTCGACCGTCTTTTGCGGGTCTGGCGCGACCGCCGGTCTCAACCGGTTGGTCCATCTTCTGGGTGTTTCCGGTGCCGCAGAGCGCGGCGAGAACCCGCTTGTCATCCTGGGTCCCTATGAGCATCACTCCGACATTCTGCCATGGCGGGAAAGCGGCGCGGAGGTCATAGAGATCAATGAGGCCGCAGACGGTGGACCGGATCTTGACGAGCTGGAGCAGGTTCTTTCAGAAAAATCCGCTGGACGGCTGACCGTTGGCGCCTTTTCGTTGATGTCGAACGTCACAGGCATCGTCACGGATGATGTTGCGGTTACCCGCATCCTGAAGCGTCATGGTGCGCTCAATGTTTGGGATTGCGCTGGCTCAGGCCCGTATCTTCCGGTCGATATGATGGCGAGAACAGAGACGGAGAAAGATGCTGTTGTTGTTTCTCCTCACAAGTTTATCGGCGGGCCGGCAGCGTCAGGTGTCATGATCGTCCGCGATGCTGCGGTTTGCAGAAAAACGCCGGTGTTCCCTGGCGGTGGAACGGTCCGTTTTGTCTCGCCTTGGGGGCACGATTATTCGGAAAAGGTTGCAACGCGGGAAGAGGCCGGCACGCCGAATGTCATTGGCGATATCCGGGCAGCGCTCAGCTTTCTTGTTAAGGAAGCCATCGGCCAGCATCAGATGGACATGCTGAATGCTGCTTGGCGGGAGCGCGCGCTGGCAACCTGGAAAGACAATCCGGCCATTGAAATCCTTGGGAACGCAAACGCGGCGAAAACGCTGCCGGTGTTTTCGTTCCGGGTCAAGGATCTGGAAAACGGCGGTTATATCCACCAGCAACTGGTGACCCGGATGCTGTCGGATGTTTACGGTGTTCAGGCGCGCGGCGGTTGCGCTTGTGCAGGTCCTTATGCGCACCGTTTGCTGGAGATCGGCAAAGAAGAATCTGAAAGCTTGCGTGCTGGCATTCTTTCTGGTGAGGAGCTGAAAAAGCCTGGCTGGACGCGTCTCAATTTCTCGGTTCTTTTGACCGAAGAAAAGGCGGATAAGATCATTGCGGCGGTCGATGAATTGGCCCGCAACCCGTATCCTGTCGCGAACGGCTACACCTGCGACGAGACCACCGCACGGTTCAAAGCGACCGAACAGGCAGCCTGA
- a CDS encoding SH3 domain-containing protein produces MRKLVSVVLSSALVLQTVFVNGAWAAPAVTTANVNFRSGPGTGFGSLGTVPNGTPVELLDCNDTGSWCSVTYNGQNGFVSGNYLQLTEAEDKTGWPRAFETDAGATLILYQPQFTEWTDFKTLNALVAAEYVKDKDAAPVFGVIGISGETTNDPAKGEVDVSQIKVTRLDFSALDRTAMSDLSIQVGKIMPTGTVTVKEDRITAGLAEYQRMDDVKGLSSEAPPIFISYEPAILVQTEGEPILAPVKGDQGLSFVVNTNWDILKVDESGAFYLRDEKSWLTSKDIAGTWEVVTELPDLIGKLPEDDNWKETREAIPAEAFPENKAPKVIYSDKPAEMIVFDGEPKLEPVTGGDLEWASNTDHDVFFLKTTSTWYILMSGRWFKSASLDGPWEFTTPDMPSDFLNIPEDAPYYSVRSSIPGTSEASQARLKASIPTTARVELGSIKADVAYAGDPEFSKIEGTSMSYAVNTNDQVIQVGAKYYVLQDGVWFVGDSPEGPFEVAKAVPEEIYTIPPSSPVYNVTYVRVYETEPNAVWYGYTMGYLTGFLAWGVFVYGTGWYYRPWYRPGFRPIYFPRPVTYGIGAFYNPIRGVYGRYGYAYGPRRGIAGGGIYNPRTGGYIRGGAISGPRGSAGFISAYNPRTGNRVVVGGARGIYGSWTGGGVVGGPQWARTGQVRTNVANRWQQQGGPGRAATLGRRGDVFAGRDGGVYRRDGQNWQRFEGGRWNGVDAPSRDALQDRMRDIGAGAAIGGAGAAIANRPARDRIQNRPNAGQRPNAGQRPANRPNAGQRPNVNRPANRPNAGQRPNVNRPANRPATRPAQRPANRPATRPAQRPQAPAHLNRDQRARNTGNRQVNRQRNVQRSRPQQARPQRGGGGRAARGGGGRGGGRRR; encoded by the coding sequence GTGCGCAAGCTGGTCTCTGTTGTGTTGTCGTCTGCTCTGGTACTGCAGACCGTGTTTGTGAATGGTGCTTGGGCAGCTCCGGCTGTGACAACCGCCAACGTGAATTTTCGGTCTGGACCGGGCACCGGGTTTGGCTCTTTGGGCACCGTTCCCAATGGAACGCCAGTTGAGCTTTTGGACTGCAATGATACCGGGTCCTGGTGTTCAGTCACTTACAACGGCCAGAACGGCTTTGTCAGTGGCAACTACCTGCAATTGACGGAAGCTGAAGACAAGACCGGTTGGCCACGCGCTTTTGAAACTGATGCCGGAGCGACCCTGATCCTGTATCAACCGCAATTCACGGAATGGACCGACTTCAAGACCTTGAATGCCCTGGTTGCAGCGGAATACGTCAAGGATAAGGATGCAGCGCCGGTCTTCGGCGTGATCGGTATCAGCGGCGAGACAACCAACGATCCTGCCAAAGGGGAGGTGGATGTCAGTCAGATCAAGGTGACTCGGCTTGATTTCTCGGCGCTTGACCGCACGGCCATGTCGGACCTCTCGATCCAGGTGGGCAAGATTATGCCAACCGGCACGGTGACCGTGAAAGAGGATCGGATCACGGCCGGTCTCGCCGAATACCAGCGCATGGATGATGTAAAGGGCTTGAGCTCGGAAGCGCCGCCAATCTTCATTTCTTATGAACCTGCCATCCTGGTGCAAACCGAAGGCGAGCCTATACTAGCTCCAGTCAAAGGCGATCAAGGCCTCAGTTTTGTCGTCAACACCAACTGGGACATTTTGAAAGTTGACGAGAGCGGCGCATTTTATCTGCGCGATGAAAAGTCCTGGCTGACATCAAAGGATATTGCAGGAACTTGGGAGGTTGTGACCGAGTTGCCGGACCTCATCGGCAAACTTCCGGAAGATGACAACTGGAAAGAAACGCGAGAAGCGATCCCGGCTGAGGCCTTTCCTGAAAATAAGGCCCCAAAAGTCATCTACTCCGACAAACCTGCCGAGATGATTGTTTTTGATGGTGAACCGAAATTGGAACCGGTCACGGGTGGTGATCTGGAATGGGCGTCAAATACGGATCACGACGTCTTTTTCTTAAAAACCACATCGACCTGGTACATCCTGATGTCCGGACGCTGGTTCAAATCAGCTTCGCTCGATGGGCCTTGGGAGTTCACCACCCCCGACATGCCATCGGATTTCCTGAACATTCCGGAAGACGCTCCCTACTACTCCGTTCGCTCTTCCATTCCCGGCACATCCGAAGCCTCCCAGGCGCGGCTTAAGGCAAGCATTCCAACCACCGCCCGGGTAGAACTGGGCTCGATCAAGGCCGATGTCGCTTATGCGGGCGATCCGGAGTTTTCAAAGATCGAGGGCACATCAATGTCCTATGCGGTCAACACCAACGACCAAGTGATCCAGGTCGGTGCGAAATACTATGTGCTGCAGGATGGGGTCTGGTTTGTCGGCGATAGCCCGGAAGGTCCGTTTGAGGTGGCAAAGGCCGTTCCGGAAGAGATCTACACAATCCCGCCGTCGTCGCCGGTCTACAATGTCACCTATGTCCGGGTTTATGAAACCGAACCGAATGCGGTCTGGTACGGCTACACCATGGGGTATCTGACCGGGTTCCTGGCCTGGGGTGTCTTTGTCTACGGCACCGGCTGGTACTACCGGCCGTGGTACCGGCCCGGTTTCCGGCCGATCTACTTCCCAAGGCCCGTCACTTACGGAATTGGAGCGTTTTACAATCCGATCCGCGGCGTTTATGGCCGCTATGGATATGCCTATGGTCCGCGCCGCGGTATCGCAGGAGGCGGGATCTACAACCCGCGCACTGGTGGATATATCCGGGGCGGCGCTATCAGCGGACCAAGGGGCAGTGCCGGATTTATCTCCGCCTACAATCCACGCACCGGCAATCGGGTCGTGGTTGGCGGTGCCCGCGGCATCTATGGCTCCTGGACAGGCGGCGGCGTTGTTGGCGGCCCGCAATGGGCGCGGACGGGACAGGTGCGCACGAATGTTGCCAATCGCTGGCAGCAGCAAGGCGGTCCAGGCCGTGCGGCGACACTCGGGCGGCGCGGGGACGTGTTTGCTGGCCGGGACGGCGGTGTCTATCGCCGCGACGGCCAGAACTGGCAGCGGTTTGAAGGTGGACGCTGGAACGGCGTGGATGCGCCTTCGCGCGATGCCCTTCAGGACCGTATGCGGGATATCGGGGCAGGGGCCGCGATTGGCGGCGCCGGGGCGGCGATTGCCAACCGTCCTGCGCGGGACCGGATCCAAAACCGACCGAATGCGGGACAAAGACCAAATGCTGGCCAACGGCCCGCGAACCGCCCGAATGCCGGTCAGCGCCCCAATGTCAATCGGCCTGCAAACCGGCCGAACGCGGGACAACGGCCCAATGTCAACCGCCCGGCCAATCGGCCTGCGACCCGGCCTGCGCAACGTCCCGCGAACCGGCCAGCAACACGGCCCGCACAACGGCCGCAAGCACCCGCGCATCTCAACCGGGATCAAAGGGCCCGCAATACCGGCAATCGGCAAGTCAATCGTCAGCGCAATGTCCAGCGCTCCCGGCCGCAGCAAGCGCGTCCGCAGCGCGGAGGCGGTGGCCGTGCCGCACGTGGCGGTGGCGGCCGCGGCGGTGGCCGCCGGCGGTAA
- a CDS encoding flavin reductase family protein, whose amino-acid sequence MTMHTADHTVTFAPHSENTRLLRDAFGRFATGVTVVTTNSDDGPVGITANSFSSVSMNPPLVLWMPDKGSRRFRYFETAEHYAIHVLSHEQAEICNGFARNAHAFDQLTYRLCDEGVPLIENCLARFECKRFAAYEGGDHLIVLGQVTQAEMRSGDALTFFSGKLGQFVPK is encoded by the coding sequence ATGACCATGCACACTGCCGATCACACTGTGACCTTTGCGCCCCATTCGGAAAACACCCGGCTGCTGCGGGATGCTTTTGGACGGTTCGCCACTGGGGTCACGGTTGTGACCACCAATTCCGATGACGGCCCGGTTGGCATTACGGCCAACAGCTTTTCATCTGTCTCCATGAACCCGCCGCTGGTTCTGTGGATGCCGGATAAAGGCTCGCGCCGCTTCCGCTATTTCGAGACGGCTGAACATTATGCCATCCACGTTTTGAGCCATGAGCAGGCGGAAATTTGTAATGGCTTTGCCAGAAACGCACATGCGTTCGATCAACTCACCTACCGGCTTTGCGATGAGGGGGTTCCCCTGATCGAGAATTGCCTGGCACGGTTCGAGTGCAAACGGTTTGCGGCCTATGAGGGGGGCGATCATTTGATCGTTTTGGGCCAGGTCACACAGGCAGAAATGCGATCCGGCGATGCCTTGACGTTTTTTTCCGGAAAACTCGGACAATTCGTTCCAAAGTAG
- a CDS encoding class II glutamine amidotransferase, translating to MCRWAAWSGAPKYLEEVICDPEHSLIDQSRNAVSCKTAVNADGFGVAWYGEKETPCLYKDVRPAWSDPNLLQIAQHIRSGHFLAHVRASTGTATTRDNCHPFTYDRWTFMHNGQVGGYDKVRRRLDNMIPDDLYRDRMGGTDSESLFLVALAYGLKHHPRAAMARAVQEAEALSKYSGTTPHMRFASAWSDGETLYAARYASDRFPPTLYYRQFDDGVMVVSEPLDEARNCWMEVPHGHMIAVTDGKVEQCAFLSDEELLTASA from the coding sequence ATGTGCCGATGGGCTGCCTGGAGCGGCGCTCCAAAATATCTGGAAGAAGTGATCTGCGATCCCGAGCATTCTCTGATCGATCAGAGCCGGAACGCCGTTTCTTGCAAGACCGCAGTCAACGCCGACGGCTTCGGGGTCGCCTGGTATGGGGAGAAAGAGACACCCTGCCTCTATAAGGATGTCCGCCCAGCCTGGTCGGATCCGAACCTTCTGCAGATTGCCCAGCACATCCGCTCTGGACATTTCCTGGCCCATGTGCGGGCTTCAACCGGCACCGCCACCACGCGCGACAACTGCCATCCCTTCACCTATGACCGTTGGACCTTCATGCACAACGGTCAGGTGGGCGGCTACGACAAGGTGCGCCGGCGGCTCGACAATATGATCCCGGATGATCTCTACCGCGACCGCATGGGCGGCACGGACAGTGAAAGCCTGTTTTTGGTCGCACTCGCCTATGGGCTCAAACACCATCCGCGCGCGGCCATGGCCCGTGCCGTTCAGGAGGCCGAGGCGCTCTCCAAATACTCCGGCACCACCCCGCATATGCGCTTTGCCTCTGCCTGGTCGGACGGCGAAACGCTCTATGCCGCCCGCTATGCCTCCGACCGCTTTCCGCCGACGCTTTATTACCGGCAGTTCGACGATGGCGTCATGGTAGTGTCCGAACCCTTGGACGAAGCCCGGAACTGCTGGATGGAAGTGCCGCACGGCCACATGATTGCCGTCACGGATGGCAAAGTCGAGCAATGCGCTTTC
- a CDS encoding Lrp/AsnC family transcriptional regulator, with protein MDKKFDHIDRALLRALQRDARMSQRDLADQVGLSQNACWRRLKTLYESGLIESHTIRLDPAKIGLNLTVFVMIRTRHHSKEWLETFRGEVTKILNVIDFYRLAGDYDYMLKVVAEDMNAFDQIYQRLIDKVDLDTVTSYMTMEAIADARNLPI; from the coding sequence ATGGACAAGAAATTCGATCATATTGACCGCGCGCTTCTCAGGGCGCTGCAACGTGACGCCAGAATGTCGCAGCGGGACCTGGCGGATCAGGTCGGCCTGTCGCAAAATGCGTGCTGGCGGCGATTGAAGACGCTCTATGAAAGCGGGCTGATAGAAAGTCACACGATCCGCCTTGATCCAGCCAAGATCGGTCTGAACCTGACGGTCTTTGTCATGATCCGAACCCGCCACCATTCAAAGGAGTGGCTGGAGACCTTCCGAGGTGAGGTTACCAAAATCCTGAATGTGATCGACTTTTACCGGCTGGCTGGGGATTACGACTACATGCTGAAGGTCGTGGCTGAAGATATGAATGCTTTCGATCAGATCTATCAGCGCCTGATCGACAAGGTCGATCTCGACACGGTCACCTCCTACATGACCATGGAAGCCATCGCCGACGCCCGGAATTTGCCGATTTGA